Proteins encoded in a region of the Procambarus clarkii isolate CNS0578487 chromosome 28, FALCON_Pclarkii_2.0, whole genome shotgun sequence genome:
- the LOC138369322 gene encoding TRIO and F-actin-binding protein-like, which yields MDYITQKCKEAADKFVPVQKEKTEMEMRNPWFIQSCKLIKQLSKRAWRNFRNNRTLESRERYQSAKNEYVMVRREVERQYENDIVSKAKNQPKLLHRHIRRKSTVKNRQTIPQQLDGQNDQQSSQETDQPTITTRDGPTNNPHKRRTNQQSPQETDQPTIPTRDGPANNHHKRRTNQQSPQETDQPTITTRDGPTNNHHKRRTSQQSPQETDQPTITTRDGPANNHHKRRTNQQSPQETDQPTIPSRDGPTNNHHKRRTSQQSPQETDQPTIPSRDGPTNNHHKRRTSQQSPQETDQPTITTRDGPANNHHKRRTNQQSPQETDQPTITTRDGPTNNHLKRRTNQQSPQETDQPTITTRDGPTNNHLKRRTNQQSPQETDQPTITTRDGPTNNHHKRRTNQQSPQETDQPTIPTRDGPTNNHHKRRTNQQSPQETDQPTIPTRDGPTNNHHKRRTNQQSPQETDQPTITTRDGPTNI from the exons atggactacatcacacagaagtgtaaggaagcagcagacaagttcgtcccagtccaaaaggaaaaaactgaaatggagatgagaaacccatggtttattcAGAGTTGTAAGCTAataaagcaactaagtaaaagggcgtggagaaactttagaaacaacagaacactagagagcagagaaagatatcagaGCGCCAAGAATGAATACGTcatggtgagaagagaggtagagaggcaatatgaaaatgacatagtgaGCAAGGCAAAgaatcaacccaaactgctgcatagacacatcaggaggaaatcaacagtgaagaacag ACAAACAATCCCACAACAGTTAGACGGACAGAATGACCAACAATCATCACAAGAGACGGACCAgccaacaatcaccacaagagACGGACCAACCAACAATCCCCACAAGAGACGGACcaaccaacaatcaccacaagagACGGACCAACCAACAATCCCCACAAGAGACGGACCAgccaacaatcaccacaagagACGGACcaaccaacaatcaccacaagagACGGACcaaccaacaatcaccacaaggGACGGACcaaccaacaatcaccacaagagACGGACCAgccaacaatcaccacaagagACGGACCAgccaacaatcaccacaagagACGGACCAgccaacaatcaccacaagagACGGACcaaccaacaatcaccacaagagACGGACCAACCAACAATCCCCTCAAGAGACGGACcaaccaacaatcaccacaagagACGGACCAGCCAACAATCACCTCAAGAGACGGACCAACCAACAATCCCCTCAAGAGACGGACcaaccaacaatcaccacaagagACGGACCAGCCAACAATCACCTCAAGAGACGGACcaaccaacaatcaccacaagagACGGACCAgccaacaatcaccacaagagACGGACCAACCAACAATCACCTCAAGAGACGGACCAgccaacaatcaccacaagagACGGACCAACCAACAATCACCTCAAGAGACGGACCAACCAACAATCACCTCAAGAGACGGACCAgccaacaatcaccacaagagACGGACCAACCAACAATCACCTCAAGAGACGGACcaaccaacaatcaccacaagagACGGACCAgccaacaatcaccacaagagACGGACcaaccaacaatcaccacaagagACGGACcaaccaacaatcaccacaagagACGGACCAACCAACAATCCCCACAAGAGACGGACcaaccaacaatcaccacaagagACGGACcaaccaacaatcaccacaagagACGGACCAACCAACAATCCCCACAAGAGACGGACcaaccaacaatcaccacaagagACGGACcaaccaacaatcaccacaagagACGGACCAgccaacaatcaccacaagagACGGACCAACCAACATATAG